Proteins co-encoded in one Neovison vison isolate M4711 chromosome 9, ASM_NN_V1, whole genome shotgun sequence genomic window:
- the IFNB1 gene encoding interferon beta, which produces MTSRYILQTALLVYFSTTVLAMNYNLLRFQLSSSSVECQELLLQLNGTSKDCLKDRMNFKIPEEIQKSQKFQKEDIVLVTLEMFQKTSDIFRRNLSSMGWNESIVENLLATLHWQKEHLEEILEDIMQEENFTWDHRTLLHLKRYYLRIVRYLKAKEFSVCAWTIVQAEILKSFFFLDKLIDSLPN; this is translated from the coding sequence ATGACCAGCAGGTATATCCTCCAAACTGCTCTCCTGGTATATTTCTCCACCACGGTTCTTGCCATGAACTATAACTTACTTCGATTCCAACTAAGCAGCAGCAGTGTGGAGTGCCAGGAGCTCCTTCTACAGCTGAATGGAACTTCTAAAGATTGCCTCAAGGACAGGATGAACTTCAAGATCCCTGAGGAGATCCAGAAATCCCAGAAGTTCCAGAAGGAGGACATCGTATTGGTCACCCTTGAGATGTTCCAGAAGACCTCTGATATTTTCAGGAGAAATCTCTCAAGCATGGGATGGAATGAGAGCATTGTCGAGAACCTCCTTGCCACACTCCACTGGCAGAAGGAACATCTGGAGGAAATCCTGGAGGACATCATGCAGGAGGAAAACTTCACTTGGGACCACAGGACCCTTCTGCACCTGAAGAGATATTATCTAAGGATCGTGCGGTACCTGAAAGCCAAGGAGTTCAGCGTCTGTGCCTGGACAATAGTGCAAGCAGAAATCCTCAAGAGCTTTTTCTTCCTTGATAAACTTATAGATTCTCTCCCTAACTGA